Proteins encoded within one genomic window of Synechococcus sp. PCC 7335:
- a CDS encoding AI-2E family transporter: MTKLLDKLPRWLVWELAIPLTIFNLWLLFKGVQYFHSLLSIFVVAALLAFLLDYLVSLIQKTGCARSYSVLIIVLLALSLIVLISMTVVPTLLDQLTELTTQLPGWLASGSQQLELLDTEIDKLESADNIDISDLTNQLTDLLPVELKLLPGQLVSFLLGFTDKLFDIVLTTVLTLYLLLYGKPFWQGLYKWLPNDLGEQLSAALSVQFENYFFGQAVIAALMGVTLALVFYILQVPFWLVSGLGIGVCVFIPFGDWLGMATVSLLVGIGDPLLGTEVLAACIITDQVIDNVFTPRILGDAVGLNPVWVLLSLLVGAQVDGLLGAVIAVPLAATFKQIVDSFGIADLEVDSLKNIELSTK, from the coding sequence TTGACTAAACTGCTCGATAAACTACCTCGGTGGCTAGTGTGGGAACTTGCCATTCCGCTTACTATCTTCAATCTGTGGCTACTGTTTAAAGGCGTTCAATACTTTCATTCGCTTTTGAGTATTTTTGTAGTAGCTGCTTTGCTTGCGTTCTTGCTAGATTATCTAGTCAGTCTTATTCAAAAAACAGGCTGTGCTCGAAGCTACAGCGTCTTGATCATTGTTCTACTAGCACTATCCCTGATAGTGCTTATTTCGATGACAGTAGTTCCGACTCTTCTCGATCAGCTAACCGAACTAACCACTCAGCTGCCCGGCTGGCTAGCCTCTGGCAGCCAGCAGCTAGAACTACTTGATACTGAAATTGACAAGTTAGAATCAGCTGACAACATTGATATTAGCGATTTGACCAATCAGCTTACTGACCTACTACCCGTGGAATTAAAGCTGCTGCCCGGTCAGCTGGTTAGCTTTTTGTTGGGCTTTACTGACAAGCTGTTCGACATCGTTCTGACAACAGTTTTGACGTTGTACTTATTGCTATATGGCAAACCATTTTGGCAAGGCCTTTATAAGTGGCTACCGAATGATTTAGGTGAGCAACTAAGCGCCGCACTGAGTGTACAGTTTGAAAACTACTTTTTCGGTCAGGCGGTGATTGCGGCGTTGATGGGGGTTACGTTAGCGCTAGTTTTTTACATACTACAAGTGCCTTTTTGGCTAGTTTCTGGACTAGGTATTGGTGTTTGTGTGTTTATTCCATTTGGCGATTGGTTAGGAATGGCAACTGTCAGCCTGCTAGTCGGCATAGGCGATCCATTGTTAGGTACCGAAGTACTCGCAGCTTGCATTATTACCGATCAGGTCATAGATAATGTATTTACGCCTCGGATCTTGGGCGATGCGGTAGGTCTCAATCCGGTGTGGGTGCTACTATCATTGCTAGTTGGGGCACAAGTAGATGGGCTACTGGGAGCAGTGATAGCAGTCCCCTTAGCTGCTACTTTCAAGCAGATTGTAGATAGCTTTGGAATAGCTGATCTAGAAGTTGATAGTCTAAAGAATATAGAACTGTCGACTAAATAG
- a CDS encoding GNAT family N-acetyltransferase — protein sequence MTSPYRQQPFRIRSAYQKDLTQIVVVLLSSFYPQAQATQWLYWIMRLGIKEDIKTRLKTPASQYACLVATAVDVTSAQSGKIVGTAEISQRPCEAWRLLPPKRAYISNLATEPAYRRQGVAQQLLHTSEKIAFNWGFHQVYLHVMADNSAARALYERAGYRQCGVDNPIMSSLGLRPERLLLSKKVF from the coding sequence ATGACCTCTCCTTACCGACAGCAGCCCTTTCGCATTCGCTCTGCCTATCAAAAAGACCTGACGCAGATTGTCGTAGTTCTGCTCTCTAGCTTTTATCCGCAGGCGCAAGCGACTCAGTGGCTGTATTGGATTATGCGTTTGGGTATCAAAGAGGATATCAAGACCCGGCTTAAAACACCTGCTAGCCAATATGCATGTCTTGTTGCCACTGCTGTTGATGTAACGTCAGCTCAGTCAGGTAAAATAGTAGGTACTGCCGAAATTTCTCAGCGCCCCTGCGAGGCTTGGCGACTGCTGCCACCGAAAAGAGCCTATATTTCTAACTTAGCGACTGAGCCTGCGTATCGCCGTCAAGGTGTAGCTCAGCAGCTTTTACACACAAGCGAGAAAATCGCTTTTAACTGGGGCTTTCACCAGGTATATCTACATGTGATGGCAGATAACTCAGCTGCGAGAGCGCTCTATGAGCGGGCTGGCTATCGACAGTGCGGTGTGGACAATCCTATTATGTCTAGCTTGGGACTTAGACCAGAACGACTGTTGCTGTCCAAAAAGGTTTTTTGA
- a CDS encoding histidinol-phosphate transaminase — protein MSFLRADLAQLAAYQSHLSDELASVAPVDPLDTNESPIDLPIEIKKVLAEKYQQAIAANRYPDGTHSALKQAVLKYAAASSSIDPKAISLGHVTLGNGSDELIRSILLATCLGNSGSILVATPTFSMYAILARTLGIAVHSTERQSNFELDIPTAQSIIDRSAPKQTSNQLLEQSQDSTQTAPIRVVFMVHPNSPTGNALTDRELSWLRQLPKDILVVVDEAYFEFSEQTTLLDALSRPNWIVLRTLSKAFRLAAHRVGYGIAHPNIITALEKLRLPYNLPSFSQLAATAALAHSDMLLEQIPALLSERQELLSVLGKHSCLQVWPSKGNFVYARLSDHGLASLKVISQEEGLTKIFQMLRAQGTLIRHTGSGLRISIGTAAENQRTIVNFKKILSD, from the coding sequence ATGTCTTTTCTACGTGCTGATTTAGCTCAGCTTGCGGCGTATCAGTCGCACCTATCGGATGAACTAGCTTCGGTAGCACCTGTCGATCCGTTAGATACTAACGAAAGCCCAATCGATCTACCCATTGAGATAAAAAAGGTATTAGCCGAAAAATATCAGCAGGCGATCGCCGCCAACCGCTATCCGGACGGCACACACTCAGCGCTAAAACAGGCTGTCCTCAAATATGCCGCTGCTTCAAGCAGTATCGATCCAAAGGCCATCTCACTCGGTCACGTCACCTTAGGCAATGGCTCCGACGAACTTATTCGATCTATCCTATTGGCTACCTGCCTAGGCAACAGCGGTTCTATTTTAGTGGCCACACCCACCTTTTCTATGTACGCAATCCTAGCTAGGACGCTTGGCATCGCCGTACACAGCACAGAGCGCCAAAGCAACTTCGAGCTTGACATTCCTACTGCTCAGTCCATCATCGATCGTTCTGCGCCAAAGCAGACCTCAAATCAACTCCTAGAGCAGTCGCAAGACTCAACTCAAACAGCGCCCATTCGAGTTGTTTTCATGGTGCATCCGAATTCACCCACCGGCAACGCTCTGACCGACCGTGAACTCAGCTGGCTTAGACAGTTACCAAAAGATATCCTTGTGGTCGTTGATGAAGCCTACTTTGAGTTCAGTGAACAAACTACTCTATTAGATGCCCTTAGCCGCCCCAACTGGATTGTGCTGCGAACCTTATCCAAAGCCTTTCGCCTAGCGGCTCACCGTGTTGGCTACGGCATTGCCCACCCTAATATCATTACAGCTCTAGAAAAGTTGAGATTGCCGTACAACCTTCCTAGCTTTTCGCAGCTAGCCGCCACAGCTGCACTGGCTCACAGCGATATGCTGCTAGAACAGATTCCGGCGCTGCTCAGTGAACGCCAAGAACTGCTATCTGTTTTAGGCAAGCATTCCTGTTTGCAGGTTTGGCCGAGCAAGGGGAACTTTGTCTATGCTCGGCTAAGCGACCATGGCCTTGCCAGCTTAAAGGTCATCTCTCAAGAAGAGGGGCTCACAAAAATCTTCCAAATGCTTCGTGCACAAGGAACCCTTATTCGACACACGGGCAGCGGACTGCGCATCAGCATCGGTACCGCTGCAGAAAATCAGCGAACAATAGTGAATTTTAAGAAAATACTTAGCGACTAA
- a CDS encoding A24 family peptidase, producing MQLASVDSITLLLLIFVLGTAIGSFLNVVVYRLPESLSLLYPPSCCPKCGVRLKLYDNVPVFGWFWLGGRCRNCKQPIAFRYPLVEFATGGVFVLVFTRFGLTWQTPCYWIFLCWLLVLALIDLDTMTLPNRLTASGLILGWGFQGSISYLATPTLLSGMSGVVAAFFSSIFGLWLFDLIGIAGSSVFGKTAMGGGDSKLAAMMAAWLGWPGLLLATFLAAAMGSLIGGSALVLGMIDRKQQIPFGPYLALGATLTLFYGQQLIDAYLSIFFPLGL from the coding sequence ATGCAGCTGGCTTCTGTGGATAGCATCACTCTTTTACTATTAATCTTCGTCCTAGGCACTGCGATAGGTAGCTTCTTAAACGTCGTAGTCTATCGACTGCCCGAGAGCCTCTCCTTGTTGTATCCGCCCTCGTGCTGCCCAAAGTGTGGAGTACGCCTGAAACTCTACGACAATGTGCCAGTGTTCGGCTGGTTTTGGCTAGGGGGTCGCTGTCGCAATTGTAAGCAGCCGATTGCTTTTCGATATCCCCTAGTAGAGTTTGCTACCGGGGGGGTATTTGTCTTGGTGTTTACTCGTTTCGGACTGACCTGGCAGACACCTTGCTACTGGATATTTCTTTGCTGGCTGCTGGTACTGGCGCTGATTGATTTGGATACGATGACGTTGCCTAACCGTCTGACCGCTTCAGGATTAATCCTGGGATGGGGATTTCAGGGTTCGATAAGCTACCTGGCGACACCGACATTACTTTCGGGAATGAGCGGTGTGGTAGCTGCTTTCTTTTCGAGTATTTTTGGGCTTTGGCTGTTTGATCTGATCGGTATTGCCGGGAGCAGTGTATTTGGTAAAACGGCCATGGGCGGTGGGGACTCTAAACTAGCGGCAATGATGGCAGCTTGGTTAGGTTGGCCAGGATTACTCTTAGCGACGTTCTTGGCTGCAGCGATGGGTTCCCTGATTGGAGGCTCAGCATTGGTACTAGGTATGATAGACCGGAAGCAGCAAATCCCGTTCGGGCCATATCTAGCGCTAGGCGCTACACTCACGCTTTTCTATGGTCAGCAGCTTATAGACGCGTATCTATCGATCTTTTTTCCTCTGGGATTATAA
- the leuB gene encoding 3-isopropylmalate dehydrogenase: MTDSTAHSYRITLLPGDGIGPEIMAVAVSVLKQIGEQEAIEFEFTEMPIGGTAIDTTGVPLPEETLSTCRQSDAVLLASIGGYKWDNLARSQRPETGLLGLRAGLGLFANLRPATILPQLLQASSLKPEVVEGVDIMVVRELTGGVYFGQPKGIFETEDGDQRGVSTMAYTGKEIDRIGRVAFEIARKRSRRLCSVDKANVLEVSQLWRDRITALGESYKDVELSHLYVDNAAMQLVRAPKQFDTIVTGNLFGDILSDAAAMLTGSIGMLPSASLGEGGPGVYEPVHGSAPDIAGQDQANPLAQVLSVAMMLRYGLDQPTAADRIEQAVLAVLDQGYRTGDIMSEGMKAVGCKAMGEALQTALSE; this comes from the coding sequence ATGACAGATTCTACAGCCCACTCTTATCGGATTACTCTCCTGCCTGGAGATGGTATCGGCCCAGAGATCATGGCTGTAGCAGTGAGCGTCTTGAAGCAAATCGGAGAGCAGGAGGCAATTGAGTTTGAATTTACGGAAATGCCCATTGGTGGGACAGCCATCGATACAACTGGTGTTCCTTTGCCAGAGGAAACGCTGAGCACCTGTCGTCAAAGTGACGCTGTTCTACTTGCCTCGATCGGGGGCTACAAATGGGATAACTTGGCGCGATCGCAGCGTCCGGAAACTGGATTGCTAGGCCTTAGAGCTGGACTAGGCCTGTTCGCTAATTTGCGCCCAGCAACGATTTTGCCGCAACTACTTCAGGCATCTTCGCTGAAGCCAGAAGTAGTCGAAGGGGTTGATATTATGGTGGTTCGCGAGCTGACAGGCGGTGTTTACTTTGGTCAGCCTAAAGGCATCTTTGAGACAGAAGATGGCGATCAGCGTGGGGTGAGTACGATGGCCTATACCGGCAAAGAGATTGATCGGATCGGCCGGGTGGCATTTGAGATTGCACGAAAGCGATCGCGACGGCTGTGTTCTGTAGACAAAGCGAATGTGCTGGAGGTGTCGCAGCTTTGGCGCGATCGCATCACTGCGCTTGGCGAAAGCTACAAAGACGTTGAGCTGTCCCATCTATACGTCGATAATGCCGCCATGCAGCTTGTCCGTGCGCCCAAACAGTTTGACACGATCGTTACTGGTAATCTATTCGGCGATATTCTTTCTGATGCGGCTGCGATGCTCACTGGCAGTATTGGTATGCTACCTTCGGCTAGCTTAGGGGAAGGTGGCCCTGGCGTCTATGAACCGGTGCATGGATCGGCTCCCGATATCGCCGGGCAGGACCAGGCTAACCCGCTGGCCCAAGTGCTTAGCGTGGCGATGATGCTTCGCTACGGACTAGACCAACCTACTGCTGCAGATCGAATAGAGCAAGCTGTGCTGGCGGTGTTGGATCAAGGCTATCGGACTGGTGACATTATGTCTGAAGGAATGAAAGCGGTCGGCTGCAAAGCAATGGGAGAGGCACTGCAAACAGCTCTTTCAGAATAG
- a CDS encoding helix-turn-helix transcriptional regulator, protein MKKMGRAGKALKCVLQQYGISQNRLAVTMGVARSTVNQWVNEVSDPLADSIPDIVTALDTLEPSAAQIFLQLYIQRRGPQPNKNLQ, encoded by the coding sequence ATGAAAAAAATGGGCAGGGCAGGCAAGGCACTCAAGTGTGTTCTTCAACAATATGGTATTAGTCAAAACAGACTAGCCGTTACAATGGGTGTGGCCCGGTCCACCGTAAATCAGTGGGTCAACGAGGTCAGCGATCCGCTCGCTGATTCTATTCCAGATATTGTTACCGCCCTAGACACGTTAGAACCTTCTGCCGCGCAGATATTTTTGCAGCTGTATATTCAGCGTAGAGGCCCTCAACCCAATAAGAACCTTCAGTAG
- a CDS encoding PAS domain S-box protein, translated as MKTERTLSPETMFADGGELSELVRSHDWAATPLGPIETWSQPLRTMVGVLLAASEPMFILWGSELTMLYNDSYRSTLGQAQHPQALGAAGMQFWYFLEPMVSRVMMQGQAAAISQLQQFIPHESWQEECYYSFCCSPIYDELGLSVGVLCLCHETTDQVISSRRLQTLRSLHALPSPIKNVEAAGYQALNVLSKNPYDIPFALLYLVENDTLRLVDSVGVDADMVANPLIENLIAARVSEVLNDESQGESPYSAKYSAQTSRSLAQAFLGACKDSQKVVIEDLEYFDVLLPKALTDTWNNLVSRAVLKPLLLPEDSQTVGMLVVGVSPTKAFDQDYQGFIDLVVDYVDRTIVQAAIQTEKRTQIASLIRQKRAAKEARRQLKLALATGRIGTWEIDLKTQTLTASNQHKYNYGLPAEADLTYEIVQSRIHPSDCDRVTAAYQATISQGIGFDEEYRLVWADGSIHWLISRAERVCDETGEADRLIGVSIDVTERKQAEQAAKVGGQRFRDVAESNLFGVVFGTLSGELSYANDYVLDLLGYRAHELASHQVRWDQITPAEFALADQAAINQLRETGTCEPYEKAFRHKDGSKVPVLVAATLLQQVADQSQEVMAFILDLTRLKQVTEERDRFFRLSPDMHAVGNFEGYFTQVNPAWVKVLGYTSSELTAQPYLFFIHPDDREMTAAIAANLTASEDPIEFENRYRCKDGSYRWLLWKVTALIAEGRFYAVARDITTRKQVALEREAAREAAERANRIKDEFLAVVSHELRSPLNPILGWSQLLKRGTLDEKRTKLALASIERNAQLQVQLIGDLLDISRILRNKLILDKAPVDLESIIFAALETVKQATAEKSIHIETTITPCTVVGDAVRLQQVVWNLLSNAVKFTPRDGSITVTVTADVSEVVIEVSDTGKGIAADFLPFVFEHFRQENYSTTRKFGGLGLGLAIVRQIVDLHDGTVAVRSPGENQGTTFSVCLPRAMTVDGAIIEKPAVAKGDLSGLCILVVDDEDDSKEITTFTLESAGATVVAVSSGYDALAVVAQAPPDIIISDIGMPEMDGYMLMQQIRALAIGQDDQVKAIALSAYATENDEMRILEVGFQQHLTKPVAPARLVEAVINLLNPKQQE; from the coding sequence ATGAAGACTGAGCGGACACTATCACCTGAGACGATGTTCGCCGATGGTGGCGAGCTAAGTGAACTGGTGCGCTCACATGATTGGGCCGCTACACCTTTAGGCCCCATCGAGACATGGTCTCAGCCGCTGCGAACGATGGTTGGTGTGCTACTAGCAGCTAGTGAGCCGATGTTCATCCTCTGGGGATCTGAGCTGACGATGCTATACAACGATAGCTATCGCTCTACCTTAGGTCAGGCTCAGCATCCGCAGGCCTTAGGGGCCGCTGGGATGCAGTTTTGGTATTTTCTAGAGCCGATGGTTTCACGGGTGATGATGCAGGGTCAGGCTGCTGCCATCAGTCAATTACAGCAGTTTATTCCCCACGAGTCTTGGCAGGAAGAATGCTATTACTCTTTTTGCTGTAGCCCGATTTATGACGAGTTGGGTCTCAGCGTTGGCGTATTATGTTTGTGCCATGAGACAACCGACCAAGTCATTAGCAGTCGCAGACTACAAACGCTGCGATCGCTTCACGCTCTGCCTTCTCCGATCAAGAATGTTGAGGCCGCTGGCTATCAGGCGCTGAACGTTCTTTCGAAAAATCCCTACGATATTCCTTTTGCCCTGCTGTATCTAGTTGAGAATGACACCTTACGATTGGTTGACTCAGTCGGTGTCGATGCAGATATGGTGGCGAACCCTTTAATAGAAAATCTGATAGCGGCAAGGGTTAGCGAAGTACTCAACGACGAATCACAAGGCGAATCACCGTATAGTGCAAAGTATAGTGCACAGACAAGTCGGTCACTAGCGCAGGCATTTTTAGGTGCTTGCAAGGACAGTCAAAAAGTGGTGATTGAGGATCTTGAGTATTTTGATGTCCTACTGCCAAAAGCGCTGACGGATACCTGGAACAATCTGGTTTCGAGAGCCGTATTGAAGCCGCTGCTTCTACCTGAGGATTCGCAGACAGTCGGCATGCTAGTAGTTGGCGTTAGTCCTACAAAGGCTTTTGACCAGGATTATCAGGGCTTTATTGATCTGGTGGTAGATTATGTCGATCGAACCATCGTGCAAGCGGCGATACAGACTGAGAAGCGAACTCAGATAGCCAGCTTGATCCGACAGAAGCGGGCTGCAAAAGAGGCTCGGCGACAGTTAAAACTGGCGCTGGCGACAGGTAGGATCGGTACGTGGGAAATCGATCTCAAGACGCAAACACTGACTGCTTCTAATCAGCATAAATACAACTATGGTTTGCCAGCAGAGGCTGATCTTACGTATGAGATAGTGCAATCGCGTATTCATCCTAGCGACTGTGATCGAGTCACTGCCGCTTATCAAGCGACGATAAGTCAGGGTATTGGCTTCGATGAAGAATATCGACTAGTTTGGGCTGATGGCAGCATACACTGGCTGATCTCTAGAGCTGAGCGAGTTTGTGATGAGACTGGTGAAGCTGACCGTTTGATTGGTGTTTCGATTGATGTTACTGAGCGAAAGCAAGCAGAGCAAGCGGCTAAGGTGGGTGGACAGCGCTTTAGGGACGTTGCTGAATCGAATCTATTTGGTGTTGTCTTTGGAACGCTCTCAGGTGAATTGAGCTATGCCAACGACTATGTTTTGGATCTATTAGGATATCGTGCTCATGAACTGGCCTCTCATCAGGTGAGGTGGGATCAGATAACGCCCGCTGAATTTGCCCTGGCCGACCAAGCTGCCATCAATCAGCTAAGAGAAACGGGGACTTGCGAACCCTATGAAAAGGCCTTCCGTCACAAGGATGGCAGTAAGGTACCTGTTCTCGTCGCTGCAACCTTGCTTCAGCAAGTCGCTGATCAAAGTCAGGAGGTGATGGCATTTATCTTAGATCTGACTAGATTGAAGCAAGTGACCGAAGAGCGCGATCGCTTCTTTAGGCTTTCACCTGATATGCATGCTGTTGGTAACTTTGAGGGCTACTTCACCCAAGTCAATCCTGCTTGGGTGAAGGTCTTAGGCTACACGTCTAGTGAGCTAACTGCGCAGCCTTACCTCTTCTTTATTCATCCTGATGACCGTGAGATGACGGCTGCTATAGCGGCTAATTTAACCGCTAGCGAGGATCCTATTGAGTTTGAAAATCGCTATCGCTGCAAGGATGGGAGCTATCGGTGGTTGTTGTGGAAGGTAACAGCCCTCATAGCCGAAGGTCGATTCTACGCGGTAGCAAGAGACATCACTACTCGAAAACAGGTAGCGCTTGAAAGGGAGGCGGCTCGCGAAGCCGCTGAGCGCGCCAATCGGATCAAAGATGAGTTCCTAGCAGTCGTTTCTCATGAGCTGCGATCGCCGCTAAATCCTATACTTGGCTGGTCTCAGCTGCTTAAACGTGGAACACTCGATGAAAAAAGAACAAAGTTAGCGCTAGCTTCGATTGAACGTAACGCGCAGCTTCAGGTCCAGCTAATTGGTGATCTGCTTGATATCTCTCGGATATTACGAAACAAGCTTATCCTTGATAAGGCTCCGGTTGATCTAGAGAGTATTATCTTTGCTGCGTTAGAAACGGTAAAACAGGCCACAGCGGAAAAGTCTATTCACATAGAAACAACAATCACACCTTGTACTGTAGTAGGCGATGCCGTACGGCTACAGCAAGTAGTGTGGAATCTGCTATCGAATGCGGTTAAGTTTACGCCTCGCGACGGGTCTATTACAGTTACAGTCACCGCTGATGTTTCAGAGGTAGTGATCGAAGTGAGCGATACGGGGAAGGGAATTGCCGCCGACTTTTTACCCTTTGTATTTGAACACTTTCGTCAAGAAAACTACTCGACTACTCGCAAGTTTGGTGGTTTAGGGTTGGGTTTGGCTATTGTTAGGCAGATTGTAGATCTACACGATGGCACTGTCGCGGTTCGCAGTCCTGGGGAAAACCAGGGGACAACATTCAGTGTTTGCTTGCCGCGGGCGATGACTGTTGACGGTGCGATTATTGAAAAGCCCGCAGTCGCCAAAGGTGACCTAAGCGGTCTATGCATTTTAGTCGTAGACGACGAGGATGACTCTAAAGAGATTACTACTTTTACGTTGGAATCGGCAGGAGCTACTGTGGTTGCGGTCTCTTCTGGATATGATGCGCTAGCTGTGGTAGCTCAGGCTCCGCCGGATATCATCATTAGCGATATCGGTATGCCTGAGATGGACGGATATATGCTAATGCAACAAATTAGAGCATTAGCTATCGGACAAGATGACCAAGTGAAGGCGATCGCGTTATCTGCTTACGCTACAGAAAATGATGAAATGCGGATCTTGGAGGTAGGCTTTCAACAGCATTTAACTAAACCAGTTGCCCCTGCTAGGCTAGTTGAAGCTGTCATTAATTTACTAAACCCCAAGCAACAGGAATAA
- the psbV gene encoding photosystem II cytochrome c-550, whose amino-acid sequence MKKVFQKFAWWMATFVFVAIGLFGAGPLVEGAIAAELDANLRTIPLNEAGDTVTLSLEEFTRGQQKFNNACAICHLGGITKTNPNVGLDTESLAGAFPDRNNLEGLVDYLHNPTTYDGLTEISELHPSTKSSDIYPKMRNLTEDDLRAISGHILLMPKIRGDQWGAGKTKSL is encoded by the coding sequence ATGAAAAAAGTATTCCAAAAATTCGCCTGGTGGATGGCGACGTTTGTCTTTGTGGCAATAGGTCTGTTTGGCGCTGGGCCTTTGGTAGAAGGCGCGATCGCAGCCGAACTCGACGCGAACCTTCGAACCATCCCTCTCAATGAAGCGGGTGATACAGTAACACTTTCGCTAGAAGAATTTACTCGGGGTCAACAAAAGTTCAACAATGCCTGCGCGATCTGTCATCTAGGAGGTATCACTAAGACCAATCCTAACGTGGGTCTAGACACCGAGTCTTTGGCAGGTGCCTTCCCTGATCGAAACAACTTGGAAGGGCTTGTAGACTACCTACACAACCCAACAACTTACGATGGATTGACTGAGATTTCTGAACTACATCCTAGTACCAAGAGCAGCGATATCTACCCTAAGATGCGAAATCTAACAGAAGACGACCTCAGGGCAATCTCTGGACATATTCTACTAATGCCAAAGATTCGTGGTGACCAGTGGGGTGCAGGTAAAACGAAGTCCTTGTAA
- the accD gene encoding acetyl-CoA carboxylase, carboxyltransferase subunit beta — translation MSLFDWFANRKKTGLISPDHREREIADGLWTKCERCDVLTYTKDLKANQQVCPECGHHHRVFSVERIEQLIDEGTWTPIDTQISPEDPLRFRDRKAYADRIRDTQTKTKLIDGVQTGVGKILGESVALGVMDFRFMGGSMGSVVGEKLTRLIERGTANRLPVMIVCASGGARMQEGMLSLMQMAKISAALERHRSARLLYIPILTHPTTGGVTASFAMLGDIILAEPEATIGFAGRRVVEQTVREKLPEDFQTAEYLLHHGFVDKIVPRPQLKRTLAQLIRLHAPVKGKVPVVAKQVEVVLEGAE, via the coding sequence ATGTCGCTGTTTGACTGGTTTGCCAACAGAAAAAAGACAGGTTTGATTAGCCCAGATCACCGAGAGAGGGAGATTGCTGATGGGCTTTGGACTAAGTGCGAACGTTGTGATGTGCTTACCTATACCAAAGATCTCAAGGCAAATCAGCAGGTGTGTCCAGAGTGCGGCCATCACCATCGGGTGTTTAGCGTCGAACGAATTGAGCAACTGATAGATGAAGGTACTTGGACGCCAATAGATACTCAGATTTCACCTGAAGATCCGCTGCGGTTTCGCGATCGCAAAGCCTACGCTGATCGCATCCGCGATACCCAGACCAAGACAAAGCTGATCGATGGTGTTCAAACAGGTGTAGGAAAGATTCTTGGAGAGTCTGTGGCATTAGGTGTTATGGACTTTCGATTCATGGGCGGCAGCATGGGTTCAGTTGTGGGTGAAAAGCTTACCCGCTTGATTGAGCGCGGTACGGCGAATCGGCTTCCAGTGATGATTGTCTGCGCTTCTGGTGGTGCCAGAATGCAAGAAGGTATGCTGAGTCTGATGCAGATGGCGAAGATTTCAGCAGCGTTAGAGCGTCACCGTTCTGCTCGCCTGTTGTATATTCCTATTCTCACGCATCCAACGACTGGTGGTGTGACAGCTAGTTTTGCGATGCTAGGTGATATTATCCTGGCTGAACCTGAGGCAACTATTGGCTTTGCTGGGCGCCGTGTGGTAGAGCAAACCGTTCGCGAAAAGCTGCCAGAGGACTTTCAAACGGCTGAGTATTTGCTGCATCACGGTTTCGTCGACAAAATTGTGCCGCGTCCTCAGCTCAAACGGACGTTAGCGCAGCTGATTCGACTACATGCTCCTGTGAAGGGAAAGGTGCCTGTTGTTGCTAAGCAAGTGGAAGTGGTTCTAGAAGGAGCTGAATAG